A stretch of DNA from Streptomyces rubradiris:
CTGCTCGGCGCGGTGGTGCACCCGACCCGGGGCACGGTGGAGGTGCTCGGGCACCGGCTGGGCCGGGTGGATCTGCGGCAGCTGCGGACACTGGTCGGACACGTCAACCCGCGCCATCCGCTGACCTCGCCGCTGCGGGTACGGGACGTGGTGCTGACCGGCGCGACGAACTCCGTGGAGCCTGTTCCCCGGTGGCGGCCCACCCCCGAGCAGCGGGAGCGGGCCGAGGCGCTGCTGGCCACGCTGGGGCTGGACGCGCTGCGGGACGCGCGGTGGCCGACGCTGTCGCAGGGGCAGCGCGGCCGGACGCTGATCGCGCGGGCGCTGATGCCCGAGCCGCGGCTGCTGCTCCTGGACGAGCCGGCGACCGGCCTGGACCTGCCCGGCCGGGAGCTGCTGATCGAGGCCCTGGAGTCGCTGCGGGCGGAGCGTCCGGAGCTGGCGACGGTGCTGGTCACGCACCATCTGGAGGAGTTGCCGGCGGGCACCACGCACGCCGTGCTGCTGCGCGAGGGGCGGGTACTGGCCTCGGGTCCGGTGGGCTCGGTGCTCACCGGCGACCAGGTCGGCGCGTGCTTCGGGCTGCCGCTGACGCTCCAGCGGCACGAGGGCCGCTGGAGCGTGCGGATCAGGCGGTGACGGGGTGACGGCAGGGGGTGCCCGGTCCGTGCGGGACGGGCACCCCCTGCCGTCCCGGGGTCACTTGTTCAGGTAGGCCCAGAACTCGTCGAACGACAGGACCTTGTCGCCGTCGAGGTCACGGGACTTGATGATGGCCTCCGCGACCGTCTCGGTGACGTTCCAGTCGCCCTCCTGTGCCAGGGCGGACTTGAACTCCGCGGCGGTTATGAAACCGTCACCGTCCGCGTCCATCCGCTGGAACTGCTTGCGTGCTTCCTCGATGTCCGCCACCGATCCGCCCCTTTTGCTCGTGTTTCTCATGCCGTGCTGGCGTACTGACG
This window harbors:
- a CDS encoding ABC transporter ATP-binding protein, translating into MNEVLRAEDVHVVRDGRPLLQEVSLTVRAGEHWALLGPNGAGKSTLLGLLGAVVHPTRGTVEVLGHRLGRVDLRQLRTLVGHVNPRHPLTSPLRVRDVVLTGATNSVEPVPRWRPTPEQRERAEALLATLGLDALRDARWPTLSQGQRGRTLIARALMPEPRLLLLDEPATGLDLPGRELLIEALESLRAERPELATVLVTHHLEELPAGTTHAVLLREGRVLASGPVGSVLTGDQVGACFGLPLTLQRHEGRWSVRIRR
- a CDS encoding EF-hand domain-containing protein, with the protein product MADIEEARKQFQRMDADGDGFITAAEFKSALAQEGDWNVTETVAEAIIKSRDLDGDKVLSFDEFWAYLNK